Proteins found in one Macaca nemestrina isolate mMacNem1 chromosome 4, mMacNem.hap1, whole genome shotgun sequence genomic segment:
- the LOC105475477 gene encoding LSM8 homolog, U6 small nuclear RNA associated has protein sequence MTSALENYINRTVAVITSDGRMIVGTLKGFDQTINLILDESHERVFSSSQGVEQVVLGLYIVRGDNVAVIGEIDEETDSALDLGNIRAEPLNSVAH, from the exons ATGACGTCCGCCTTGGAGAACTACATCAACC GAACTGTTGCCGTTATTACATCTGATGGGAGGATGATTGTG GGAACACTGAAAGGTTTTGACCAGACCATTAATTTGATTTTGGATGAAAGCCATGAGCGAGTATTCAGCTCTTCACAGGGGGTAGAGCAAGTGGTACTAGGATTATACATTGTAAGAGGTGACAACGT TGCAGTCATTGGAGAAATTGATGAAGAAACAGATTCTGCGCTTGATTTGGGGAATATTCGAGCAGAGCCTTTAAATTCTGTAGCACACTGA